In the Streptomyces spororaveus genome, CAGCCGATGCCGGGGCGGCCCTGCGGAAGGCGCCCGGAGAGGTAGGAGATGACCAGGCCGGCCTCCTCCGGGGGCGCGTCGGCGAAGAGCCCGGCGAGCAGGGCGGTCTTACGGGACCGGGCGGAGGTCTCGGCGACCTCCTTGGACACGCGTGCGACTTCGGCCAGCAGCATGCGGCCATCCTGACGCCACCGGCCCCCTGGCGCAGGTCGGTCCACGCAGGTGGGTCCGCGCAGGTGGGTCGGGCGTGTGGCGCTGTCACGCGCCCGTGACAGTCGGAGGACGCTCTCGTGAGGATCGGCCGCCAGTCTCGTGCGTAGGGGCAAAAGCGACATAACGACTCATCGCCCCTTTCACCCCACCCCCACCCCCACCCCCTGGAGCACTCTCATGATCCGCACCTCCCGCAAGCAGCGTTTCGCGATGGTCGCCGTGTCGGGCGCGTTCGTCGCCGGAGGCGTACTGCTGCCTGGGACGGCCTTCGCCGCTCCGCACACCCCGGAGACGGCCTCGGCCACCGTCCACCGGGCCGGATACGAGAACGGCGGTCATCAGGACAAGGGCCGGGAGGATCACCGTGGTGAGCGCAAGGGCCACCACGACAGGAAGAACCGGCACGACCGCAACGGCAAGGTCCGGGACGTCGACAACATGCCGGGATGCAAGTTCTACCAGGGCAAGGTCTACTGCGAGCACCAGCCGAACCCGGCACCGAAGCCCGCTCCGGCCCCGAAGCCGGACCCGGTCAAGGCGGAGAAGGACAATCCCGACCACGTGCCGAACGTCTAGATGTGTTGTCCGGACAGGTTGGTGACGCGGCTGGCGGGTGTCTGGCCACTGATGCCGGTGTGGGGTCGGTGGTAGTTGTACCAGTGCAGCCAGTCGGTGAAAGCTTCCTGGCGCTGCCGGTCTGAGGTGTAGGGCTTCTGGTAGGCCCATTCTTCGAGCAGGGTGCGGTGGAAGCGTTCGACCTTGCCGTTGGTCTGTGGGCGCCAGGGCCTGGTCCATCGGGGCTGGATGTCCAGATCGCGGCAGGTCTGGCTCCAGGTGTGCTTGGTGTAGGCCCAGGCGTTGTCGGTCAGGACCCGTTCGACGGTGATGCCCAGGGACGCGAACCAGGCGGTGGCCCGGGTGAGGAAGGCGGCGCAGGTCGGGGCGGTCTCGTCGGGCAGGTCTTCGGTGTAGGCGAGTCGGGTGTGGTCGTCGAGGGCGGTGTGGAGGTAGGCGTATCCGGCGCCGTTGCGGCGGTCCTTGTTCGGGCTGCCGGCGGCCCGGCCGAGGACTCTGTGGCCGCCGCCGTCGGGGATCCGGCCGAGCTTCTTGACATCGATGTGGACGAGTTCGCCGGGCCGGGCGCGTTCATAGCGGCGGACGGGTTCGCCGGTGGCCCGGTCCAGAGCCGCCAGGGGCGGCTGGCCGTTGCGGACGAGGATGCGGTGGGCGGTCGAGGCCGCGATACGGCACCGGACTGCCAGCCGCAGTGGACCGATCCGGTGTTCCCGCCGGAGGCGGAGCACTTCCGTCTCGATCTCGGCTGCTGTCCTGCGGGGCTGGTGGTGGGGCCGGCTGGAGCGGTCACTCATTCCGGCGACGCCCAGCAGCCGGTAGCGGGTGGCCCAGCGGGCCGCGGTGGTGTGGCTGACCTGGAAACGCTCTGCCGCCCGGCGCACGGGCCAGCCGTCATCGACGACACAACGCGCCAGACGAAGTCGCCCGGTCTCGGTCAGCGGCGCATTACGGTGGACCACGAGGGCCTCCTGAAGTTGGCGTAGATGTCGCAATCCACACCGAGCCAGAAGGCCCTCACCCATTTCAAGAACCCAGCACGCGTGTCACCAACGTCCCGGGACAACACATCTAGGCCGTGCGGCCCCCGGGCGTACCGCAGGTGCGGTACGCCCGGGGGCCCGGCGTGGTCCCTGAGAAGGGGGACGGCTCCCCCTGCGGGTGCTCGGTGCCCGAGCGGTGGCCCTTTAGGGTTCCCGTATGAAGCTGCGAATGTTCCGGCGCCGTCGCGACCGCCTGCTGGCCGGCGCCGCCGCGCTCGCCGTCGTGGCGGGTGCCGGTACGTGGACGGCCGCGTCCGCGGCCGGCGACACGCCCGCGGTGCACCGCGGGGACCAGGTCCTGTCCATGCCCGGCGCCCGGATCGACACCTCCTACTTCACGGCGGGCGACGGTGCGCAAAAACGTCCCGCCGTGCTCCTCGGGCACGGTTTCGGCGGCAGCAAGGACGATGTCCGCGAGCAGGCCGAGCACCTCGCCCGCGACGGGTACGCCGTCCTGACCTGGTCGGCGCGCGGCTTCGGCCGCTCCGAGGGCCGGATCGGCCTCAACGACCCCGAGTACGAGGTCAAGGACGTCTCCCGGCTCATCGACTGGCTCGCGGCCCGGCCCGAGGTCCGGCTCGACGCGCCCGGCGATCCGCGCGTCGGCGTCTCCGGGGCCTCCTACGGCGGCGCGATCTCGCTGCTCGCGGCCGGTCACGACCCGCGGGTGGACGCGATCGCCCCGCAGATCACCTACTGGAACCTCGCGGACTCCCTCTTCCCGAACGGAGTCTTCAAGAAGCTCTGGTCCGGCATCTTCTTCACCAGCGGCTCGACCGACGGGATGCAGCAGGCCCCGCCCCGGCAGCGGCCGGACGCCTCGGCCGCGCCCGGCTGTGGACGGTTCCAGCCCGAGCTCTGCGCCATGTACGAACGCGTCGCGGTGGCGGGCAAGCCCGATCCCGAGGCCCGCGCCCTGCTGGAACAGCGCAGTCCGTCGGCCGTCGGCGACCGGATCAAGGTGCCGACCCTGATCGTCCAGGGCCAGGACGACTCCCTCTTCCCGCTGGACCAGGCCGATGCCATGGCCAAGGCCATCGCGGCGAACGGCGCGCCCGTCTCCGTCGACTGGGCGGCCGGCGGACACGACGGCGGGATGCGCGAGACCGACCGGGTCGAGGCCCGGGTGGCCTCCTGGTTCGACCGCCACCTCAAGGGGGACGAGGGCGCCGGCACCGGCCCGGCGTTCCGCGTCACCCGCTCCGGAGGCATCGACTCCACCGACGGCGAGGTCACCCTGCGCGGCGCGACCGGCGACCGGTACCCCGGGCTGGAATCCGGCCCGCGGGAGTTCACCCTGACGGGGCCGGAGCAGACGTTCGCCAATCCGGCGGGCGGCGCACCTCCCGCGCTGTCCTCGCTGCCGGGCATCGGTGGGCAGCTCGCCGCCTTCGGGGCCGGGCTCTCGCTGGACTTCCCCGGCCAGAACGCCCGGTTCGACTCGGCGCCGCTGACCGAGGACGTACGGATCACCGGCACCCCGACCCTCACCCTGAAGGTGAGGTCGACGGCCGCGGACGGCTCGGCCGTCCTCTTCGGCAAGGTGTACGACGTGGGGCCCGACGGCCGGCAGCAGGTGCTGCCGAGCCAGCTGGTCGCCCCGGTGCGGGTGGAGAACGCCCAGCAGGGTACGAGCGTGCGGCTGCGGCTGCCCGCGATCGACCACTCAGCCCCGGCCGGACACCGGCTTCGGCTGGTGGTCGCCGCGACCGACCTCGGCTACGCGAGCCCGGCCGCGCCCGCCACCTACACCGTCGCCGTGGAGGGCCCCCTGGCCGTGCCCGTCGCCGCGGAGGTACGGACCGCCGCGGCCGGGATGCCCGCCTGGATCTGGTGGCTGCCGCTGGGCGCCGCGGCCCTGGCCGCGGCGCTGCTCGGGATCCGGCGGACCGGCCGGGGGGCTTCCGGAGCCGCGGGCCCGCGGTCGGGCGCGCCGCGGCCGGAGGCCGCACTGGCCGACGTACCCCTGGAGATCACGGGACTGACGAAGCGGTACGCGAAGGCGCAGGACCGGTACGCGGTGCGGGACCTGTCCTTCCGCGTCGAGAAGGGGCAGGTGCTGGGACTGCTCGGGCCCAACGGCGCCGGCAAGACCACCACCCTGCGGATGCTGATGGGGCTGATCTCGCCGGACGCCGGGGAGATCCGGGTGTTCGGGCACGCGGTACGGGCCGGGGCGCCCGTGCTGTCCCGGGTCGGCGCCTTCGTGGAGGGCGCCGGATTCCTCCCGCACCTGACGGGCCGCGCCAATCTGGAGCTGTACTGGCAGGCCACCGGCCGCCCGGCCGAGGACTCGCACATGGCGGAGGCCCTGGAGATCGCCGGACTCGGCGACGCGCTGGAACGCGCGGTACGCACGTACTCGCAGGGCATGCGCCAGCGGCTCGCGATCGCGCAGGCCATGCTCGGGATGCCGGACCTGCTGATCCTCGACGAGCCGACGAACGGTCTGGACCCGCCGCAGATCCGCGAGATGCGGGACGTGATGATCCGCTACGCCGCGGGCGGGCGGACGGTCATCGTCTCCAGCCACCTGCTGTCGGAGGTGGAGCAGTCCTGTACGCACCTGGTGGTCATGGACCGCGGGCAGCGGGTCGCGGCGGGCGAGGTCGCGGAGATCACCGGTGGCGGGGACACCCTGCTGGTGACCCTGGCGGAGCCGGTGGACGAGGTGAGCGTCGAGAAGGTGGCGGCGCTGGAGGGAGTGGGTTCCGTGGTGGCCGCCGATGACGGGCTGCTCGTACGGCTCGAAGGCG is a window encoding:
- a CDS encoding IS481 family transposase; translation: MVHRNAPLTETGRLRLARCVVDDGWPVRRAAERFQVSHTTAARWATRYRLLGVAGMSDRSSRPHHQPRRTAAEIETEVLRLRREHRIGPLRLAVRCRIAASTAHRILVRNGQPPLAALDRATGEPVRRYERARPGELVHIDVKKLGRIPDGGGHRVLGRAAGSPNKDRRNGAGYAYLHTALDDHTRLAYTEDLPDETAPTCAAFLTRATAWFASLGITVERVLTDNAWAYTKHTWSQTCRDLDIQPRWTRPWRPQTNGKVERFHRTLLEEWAYQKPYTSDRQRQEAFTDWLHWYNYHRPHTGISGQTPASRVTNLSGQHI
- a CDS encoding alpha/beta fold hydrolase, translating into MKLRMFRRRRDRLLAGAAALAVVAGAGTWTAASAAGDTPAVHRGDQVLSMPGARIDTSYFTAGDGAQKRPAVLLGHGFGGSKDDVREQAEHLARDGYAVLTWSARGFGRSEGRIGLNDPEYEVKDVSRLIDWLAARPEVRLDAPGDPRVGVSGASYGGAISLLAAGHDPRVDAIAPQITYWNLADSLFPNGVFKKLWSGIFFTSGSTDGMQQAPPRQRPDASAAPGCGRFQPELCAMYERVAVAGKPDPEARALLEQRSPSAVGDRIKVPTLIVQGQDDSLFPLDQADAMAKAIAANGAPVSVDWAAGGHDGGMRETDRVEARVASWFDRHLKGDEGAGTGPAFRVTRSGGIDSTDGEVTLRGATGDRYPGLESGPREFTLTGPEQTFANPAGGAPPALSSLPGIGGQLAAFGAGLSLDFPGQNARFDSAPLTEDVRITGTPTLTLKVRSTAADGSAVLFGKVYDVGPDGRQQVLPSQLVAPVRVENAQQGTSVRLRLPAIDHSAPAGHRLRLVVAATDLGYASPAAPATYTVAVEGPLAVPVAAEVRTAAAGMPAWIWWLPLGAAALAAALLGIRRTGRGASGAAGPRSGAPRPEAALADVPLEITGLTKRYAKAQDRYAVRDLSFRVEKGQVLGLLGPNGAGKTTTLRMLMGLISPDAGEIRVFGHAVRAGAPVLSRVGAFVEGAGFLPHLTGRANLELYWQATGRPAEDSHMAEALEIAGLGDALERAVRTYSQGMRQRLAIAQAMLGMPDLLILDEPTNGLDPPQIREMRDVMIRYAAGGRTVIVSSHLLSEVEQSCTHLVVMDRGQRVAAGEVAEITGGGDTLLVTLAEPVDEVSVEKVAALEGVGSVVAADDGLLVRLEGATAAGLIAELVRLEVPVSGVGPHRRLEDAFLTLIGGAA